Proteins encoded in a region of the Buchnera aphidicola (Phyllaphis fagi) genome:
- the rpoD gene encoding RNA polymerase sigma factor RpoD — translation MKQNPQLKIKILIAHGKKRGYLTYSEIHSHLPKNIIQSEQMENIIQMISDMGIRIIEDKKESSNSKKNKNKSTHAYTNIVESEEQDVILFNDIELGRTTDPVRMYMREMGTVDLLTREGEIKIAKRIEEGIDQIQSSISEYPATIEHLFKEYNRIKTGQIKLSDIITGFVDHDNINIKYNNSSNNIHEDKKVINKSNKNKRQASKKKHTEYTSKNHKTNKTINLQDIHEDDENEYNIDPELAKQKFLELKIQFDKTNAIIRKKNRNHKKAIIEIEKLTSKFKEFKLVPKQFEFLINHVRKIITRVRKQERLIMKICIEQCQIPKKTFISLFIGNETSKRWIYKAEKIDKLWLKQLRKVKKAIFLMIKKLVHIEQETGLTINHIKDINKRMSIGEAKSKRAKKEMVEANLRLVISIAKKYTNRGLQFLDLIQEGNIGLMKAVDKFEYRRGYKFSTYATWWIRQAITRSIADQARTIRIPVHMIETINKLNRISRQILQEIGREPTPEELSVRMFIPEEKIRKILKIAKEPISMETPIGDDEDSYLGDFIEDNNLELPLDSATSENLRTATYNILSGLTPREAKVLRMRFGIDMHTDHTLEEVGKQFDVTRERIRQIEAKALRKLRHPSRSEILKHFLDD, via the coding sequence ATGAAACAAAACCCTCAATTAAAAATTAAAATACTTATTGCACATGGTAAAAAACGTGGATATCTTACATATTCTGAAATTCATAGTCATTTACCTAAAAATATTATTCAATCTGAACAAATGGAAAATATTATTCAAATGATTAGCGATATGGGTATTCGAATAATAGAAGATAAAAAAGAAAGTAGTAATTCTAAAAAAAATAAAAATAAAAGTACTCATGCGTATACAAATATAGTTGAATCAGAGGAACAAGATGTAATACTATTTAACGATATAGAACTTGGTCGTACAACGGATCCTGTGCGTATGTACATGCGTGAAATGGGTACAGTAGATTTATTGACCAGAGAAGGTGAAATTAAAATAGCAAAAAGAATTGAAGAAGGAATTGATCAAATTCAATCTTCTATTTCTGAGTATCCCGCAACTATAGAGCATTTATTTAAAGAATATAATCGTATCAAAACTGGTCAAATAAAATTATCTGATATAATCACTGGATTTGTAGATCATGACAATATAAATATTAAATATAACAATTCCTCCAATAATATTCATGAAGATAAGAAGGTAATTAATAAAAGTAATAAAAATAAAAGACAAGCAAGTAAAAAAAAACATACAGAATATACATCTAAAAATCATAAAACAAATAAAACAATTAATCTTCAAGATATCCATGAAGATGATGAAAATGAGTATAATATAGATCCAGAATTAGCAAAACAAAAATTTTTAGAGCTTAAAATACAATTTGATAAAACAAATGCTATTATACGTAAAAAAAATAGAAATCATAAAAAAGCTATAATAGAAATTGAAAAATTAACATCAAAATTTAAAGAATTTAAATTAGTGCCTAAACAATTTGAATTTCTTATTAATCATGTTCGTAAAATTATTACACGAGTTCGTAAACAAGAACGTTTAATTATGAAAATATGTATCGAACAATGTCAAATACCTAAAAAAACATTTATTAGTCTTTTCATTGGAAATGAAACGAGTAAACGTTGGATTTATAAAGCTGAAAAAATTGATAAATTATGGTTAAAACAATTAAGAAAAGTTAAGAAGGCTATTTTTCTAATGATAAAAAAATTAGTACATATAGAGCAAGAAACAGGACTAACCATAAATCATATAAAAGATATTAATAAAAGAATGTCAATAGGAGAAGCAAAATCAAAAAGAGCAAAAAAAGAAATGGTAGAAGCAAATTTAAGATTAGTAATTTCAATAGCTAAAAAATACACTAATCGAGGATTACAATTCCTGGATTTAATACAAGAAGGCAATATTGGATTAATGAAAGCAGTAGATAAATTTGAATATCGTAGAGGATATAAATTCTCCACTTATGCAACATGGTGGATTAGACAAGCCATTACGAGATCTATTGCAGATCAAGCAAGAACTATTCGGATTCCAGTTCATATGATTGAAACAATTAATAAATTAAATCGTATTTCTAGACAAATATTACAAGAAATTGGGAGAGAACCTACACCAGAAGAATTGTCGGTTCGAATGTTTATTCCAGAAGAAAAAATCAGAAAAATTTTAAAAATAGCAAAAGAACCAATATCTATGGAAACTCCGATAGGAGATGATGAAGATTCATATTTAGGGGATTTTATAGAAGATAATAATTTAGAATTACCTTTAGATTCTGCAACATCTGAAAATTTACGAACAGCTACATATAATATTTTGTCTGGATTAACTCCACGAGAAGCAAAAGTATTAAGAATGAGATTTGGAATTGATATGCATACTGATCATACCTTAGAAGAAGTTGGAAAACAATTTGATGTTACCAGAGAAAGAATACGTCAAATTGAAGCAAAAGCTTTACGAAAATTAAGACATCCTAGTAGGTCAGAAATATTAAAACATTTCTTAGATGATTAA
- the dnaG gene encoding DNA primase, producing MNYFIPKDFINTILEQTNIIDLISTRIKLKQYGNNYNAICPFHSEKQPSFTINHEKQYFYCFGCNIHGNAIDFLMKYDQLTFTESIEELAYINGLTIPINNCNEYNKKINKKFQLYKSIQEVSKIYQTNIKADKNSSIQIYLKKRKINKKMIDYFNIGFSQNTLNLLRNKNLNNKDYISNLILCGILIQSQQGYTYDRFQGRIIFPIKDKYGRIIGFGGRSLDDKIPKYINSPKTEIFDKGKQLYGIYETQKKYPKPKYLLVVEGYFDVISLTQFNIKYVVSSLGTSTTTQQIQILFKITKKIIYCYDGDIAGQIAAWKTLKKTLPFIHDGYSVKFIFLPINEDPDSIIHKEGRINFKKRIKTAIHMLDFFLNTLIKKVNLCSIHGKIKLLNLSRPLINKIPSILTKIYFRRAIGLKIDIIDENQLQKIFHTNKTLDNKNHNIIIKKTNMRILISLIIQNPKLSYIVPDNIKKIKYNTIAGLSLFIKIFETCNKYKNLNTGQLIELYRDQKIIFNIINKLAYWNNMISKNNIKKVFLDLINKIYNINLENKYQKLIYKDHVTGLNKKEKYKLWKINKILSKKN from the coding sequence TTCATAGTGAAAAGCAACCATCATTTACAATAAATCATGAAAAACAGTATTTTTATTGTTTTGGTTGTAATATACATGGTAATGCTATTGATTTTTTAATGAAGTATGATCAATTAACATTTACAGAAAGTATTGAAGAGCTTGCTTATATTAATGGATTAACAATACCTATTAACAATTGTAATGAATATAACAAAAAAATAAATAAAAAATTTCAATTATATAAAAGTATACAAGAAGTATCGAAAATATACCAAACTAATATAAAAGCTGATAAAAATTCATCTATACAAATATACTTAAAAAAAAGAAAAATTAATAAAAAAATGATTGATTATTTTAATATTGGATTTTCTCAAAATACATTAAATTTATTGAGGAATAAAAATTTAAATAATAAAGATTACATTTCTAATTTGATTTTATGTGGTATTCTTATTCAATCACAACAAGGTTATACATATGATCGATTTCAAGGTCGAATAATATTTCCAATTAAAGATAAATATGGAAGAATTATTGGATTTGGGGGAAGATCGTTAGATGATAAAATTCCAAAATATATAAATTCCCCTAAAACAGAAATATTTGATAAAGGAAAACAATTATATGGTATTTATGAGACTCAAAAAAAATATCCAAAACCAAAATATTTATTAGTAGTTGAAGGATATTTTGATGTTATATCACTAACACAATTTAATATAAAATATGTAGTATCTTCATTAGGTACATCAACAACAACACAACAAATACAAATTCTTTTTAAAATTACTAAAAAAATTATTTATTGTTATGATGGAGATATAGCTGGTCAAATAGCGGCATGGAAAACATTAAAAAAAACGCTACCATTTATACATGATGGATATAGTGTAAAATTTATATTTTTACCTATTAATGAAGATCCAGATAGTATTATTCATAAAGAAGGAAGAATAAATTTTAAAAAACGTATTAAAACAGCAATTCATATGTTAGATTTTTTTTTAAACACTTTAATAAAAAAAGTAAATTTATGTTCTATACATGGTAAAATAAAATTATTAAACTTATCAAGACCATTAATTAATAAAATACCAAGTATATTAACAAAAATATATTTTCGTAGAGCAATAGGATTAAAAATAGATATTATCGATGAAAATCAATTACAAAAAATATTTCATACAAATAAAACATTAGATAATAAAAATCATAATATAATAATTAAAAAAACTAATATGCGTATTTTAATAAGTTTAATTATACAAAATCCTAAACTTTCTTATATTGTTCCTGATAATATAAAAAAAATAAAATATAATACCATAGCTGGATTGTCTTTATTTATTAAAATATTTGAAACATGTAATAAATATAAAAATTTAAATACAGGACAATTAATTGAATTATATAGAGATCAAAAAATAATTTTTAATATTATCAATAAATTAGCATATTGGAATAATATGATCAGTAAAAATAATATAAAAAAAGTTTTTTTAGATTTAATTAATAAAATATATAATATTAATTTAGAAAACAAATACCAAAAATTAATTTATAAAGATCATGTTACAGGATTAAATAAAAAAGAAAAATACAAGTTATGGAAAATTAATAAAATTTTGTCAAAAAAAAATTAA